From the Oxobacter pfennigii genome, one window contains:
- a CDS encoding ABC transporter substrate-binding protein, which produces MRKIKLTAIILIIITLIVSLFSGCTKAEQNKGDTTPTPTVAKSPTSEPVKLTKIRLNEVVRSIFYAPMYAAINEGFFEEEGFEIELSTGQGADKTMQQVLSKNADIGFCGPEQVIYLYNQGREDYTVVFAQLTKRDGSFLVGRTPETDFKWESLKGKTLIGGRPGGVPQMTLEYVIRQHGLDPLKDVEFITNLDFTATHSAFRSGMGDYVALFEPTATVLEDQGAGSIVASIGKDSGEIPYTCFFATKSYMESNPETIQKFTNALYKGMLWVESHTPEEIADSVKSFFPGSDAAQLAKVVKRYKDQDAWSKDLILSEESLNRLCDVIKTYKADLLPQIPPFENVVDNKFAIQAGKN; this is translated from the coding sequence TTGCGTAAAATCAAACTGACAGCGATTATTTTAATCATAATTACATTAATTGTTTCATTGTTCAGCGGATGCACTAAAGCAGAACAAAACAAAGGTGATACAACGCCAACACCTACAGTTGCAAAGAGTCCAACATCTGAACCTGTGAAGCTCACAAAAATAAGATTAAATGAAGTTGTAAGGTCCATATTCTATGCTCCCATGTATGCGGCTATAAACGAAGGTTTCTTTGAAGAGGAAGGCTTTGAAATCGAACTCTCAACCGGACAAGGCGCAGATAAGACAATGCAGCAAGTTCTTTCAAAGAATGCTGACATAGGTTTTTGCGGACCGGAGCAGGTAATTTACCTTTACAATCAAGGAAGAGAAGACTATACAGTTGTTTTTGCACAACTCACAAAGAGAGATGGATCATTCCTGGTAGGAAGAACCCCCGAAACGGATTTTAAATGGGAGAGCCTTAAAGGAAAAACATTGATAGGCGGAAGGCCGGGCGGTGTTCCCCAAATGACTTTAGAGTATGTCATAAGGCAGCATGGACTTGATCCATTAAAAGACGTTGAATTCATAACAAATCTTGATTTCACAGCTACACATTCCGCATTCAGAAGCGGCATGGGGGATTATGTAGCATTATTTGAACCTACAGCCACCGTATTAGAAGACCAGGGTGCAGGTTCGATAGTAGCATCAATAGGTAAAGACTCGGGAGAAATTCCCTACACCTGTTTCTTTGCTACAAAATCCTATATGGAGAGTAATCCTGAGACTATACAAAAATTCACCAATGCTCTATATAAGGGAATGCTCTGGGTTGAAAGCCATACTCCCGAAGAAATAGCAGACTCAGTTAAATCTTTCTTTCCAGGTTCCGATGCTGCCCAGCTTGCAAAGGTTGTAAAAAGATACAAGGATCAGGATGCCTGGTCAAAGGACCTTATACTATCCGAAGAATCCTTAAACAGGCTTTGCGATGTTATAAAGACCTACAAAGCAGATTTGCTGCCTCAGATACCTCCATTTGAAAATGTTGTAGACAATAAATTTGCAATACAAGCCGGTAAAAACTAA
- a CDS encoding polysaccharide deacetylase family protein, whose protein sequence is MRLRILTAVLAVLLIVTGCSREVKIPEENKVEVKTEQNKNEDIKKEEIGNISQEEKSIDYNKIEANEAGKIMILMYHGVGDTESEWVRTRENFRKDLDILYQKGYRTISLNDYINNNINTPAGYTPVVITFDDGLKNQFNYIENNGKYEIDGKCAVSIMMDFAKDKPEFGNKATFYVYYPVPFRQRELIKDKYEYLVKNGFDIGNHSYTHEMLGKMDAEGIQKQIALNIKATAEYLPGYNVNSLALPYGSRPKDETLRGLIAAGEYEGTKYKNDAVLLVGSNPAPAPNNSDFTPQALPRVRASEMNTSGTGMYDWLKHFDTHPEERYISDGNPKTIALPKDNKEKVNLDSVKDKELILY, encoded by the coding sequence ATGAGATTAAGGATTTTGACTGCAGTGCTTGCAGTACTGCTCATTGTAACAGGCTGCAGCAGAGAAGTAAAAATTCCTGAAGAAAATAAGGTTGAAGTTAAAACAGAACAAAACAAAAATGAGGATATAAAAAAGGAAGAAATAGGGAATATATCCCAAGAGGAAAAAAGCATTGATTATAATAAAATAGAAGCAAACGAAGCCGGCAAAATAATGATTCTCATGTATCATGGAGTAGGGGACACTGAAAGCGAATGGGTAAGGACACGGGAAAACTTCCGAAAGGATTTGGATATACTTTATCAAAAAGGCTACAGAACTATAAGCTTGAATGATTATATAAACAACAACATAAATACGCCGGCAGGATATACGCCGGTTGTAATCACTTTTGACGATGGACTTAAAAATCAGTTTAATTATATAGAAAATAACGGCAAGTATGAGATAGATGGAAAATGCGCAGTATCTATTATGATGGACTTTGCCAAAGACAAACCCGAGTTCGGAAACAAAGCTACTTTTTATGTTTATTATCCAGTTCCCTTTCGTCAAAGGGAATTGATTAAAGATAAGTATGAATACCTTGTCAAAAATGGCTTCGATATAGGAAACCACAGTTATACCCATGAGATGTTAGGAAAGATGGATGCAGAGGGGATACAAAAACAGATTGCCTTAAATATAAAAGCAACTGCTGAGTATCTGCCCGGCTATAACGTAAACAGCCTTGCACTGCCTTATGGAAGCAGGCCTAAAGATGAAACATTGCGGGGATTAATTGCAGCCGGTGAATATGAGGGCACGAAATACAAAAATGATGCCGTGCTTTTAGTAGGCTCTAATCCTGCACCGGCCCCCAATAACAGTGATTTTACCCCCCAGGCTCTTCCAAGGGTCAGAGCCAGCGAGATGAATACCTCAGGGACGGGTATGTATGATTGGTTAAAGCATTTTGATACACACCCCGAAGAGAGATATATAAGTGATGGAAATCCTAAGACCATTGCACTGCCTAAAGATAATAAGGAAAAAGTTAATCTTGACTCAGTAAAAGACAAAGAACTGATATTATATTAG
- a CDS encoding YncE family protein, with protein MPDSCKDGALLFVSNIGEDTISVVDIGTSMEIKRIRLHSKNKMLFRTKKPVMGPHSLRMDGSKSIIYSVNCYDDSICEIDKKELDVKECYFAGSHPNDIAINKDECYAYITNGDSDAVSIIELSSKKIIGQTSAGSFPHGICMSNDGEYIYIANMDGNNITIIDTWSNSKVSSITVGSRPLDIISSRNGKYLYVTCSNLGYDSKGSVAIIETGSYKVMKNIEVGKIPVQIELSEEGHSLYVTNLGSNDVYIIDLNRFKVKDRIKVGKMPRGIISHGGYIYITNSEDNNISVIDIKSNEIIKNIDVGIEPTSILIVQ; from the coding sequence ATGCCTGATAGCTGTAAAGATGGGGCGCTGCTGTTCGTTTCAAATATAGGGGAGGATACAATATCAGTTGTAGACATAGGTACAAGCATGGAAATAAAAAGAATACGATTGCATTCTAAAAACAAAATGCTTTTTAGAACTAAAAAACCTGTTATGGGTCCTCACAGCCTGAGGATGGATGGAAGCAAGAGTATTATATACAGCGTAAACTGCTATGATGATAGCATATGCGAAATTGATAAAAAAGAGCTTGATGTTAAGGAATGCTATTTTGCAGGAAGCCATCCAAATGATATAGCTATAAACAAAGATGAATGCTACGCTTATATTACAAACGGAGATTCGGACGCCGTTTCCATAATTGAACTTAGCAGCAAGAAAATCATCGGACAGACTTCGGCAGGTTCATTCCCTCACGGAATATGCATGAGCAATGACGGTGAATACATTTACATTGCCAATATGGATGGCAACAACATAACCATAATAGATACATGGAGCAACTCAAAGGTATCCAGCATAACTGTAGGCAGCCGGCCTTTGGATATTATATCATCAAGGAACGGAAAATATTTATATGTAACCTGCAGCAATTTAGGTTATGATTCAAAGGGTTCAGTTGCAATAATTGAGACGGGCAGCTACAAAGTAATGAAGAATATTGAAGTAGGTAAAATACCCGTTCAAATTGAGCTATCTGAAGAAGGTCATTCATTGTATGTCACCAATTTAGGAAGCAATGATGTATATATAATAGATTTAAACAGATTCAAGGTAAAAGACAGAATAAAAGTAGGCAAAATGCCAAGGGGTATTATAAGTCATGGAGGATATATCTATATAACCAACAGCGAAGATAACAATATATCCGTTATCGATATAAAAAGCAATGAAATAATTAAAAATATTGATGTTGGAATTGAGCCTACATCAATATTAATAGTTCAATAA
- a CDS encoding AraC family transcriptional regulator — translation MLKELNHVIDYIEEHLTDDLPLEIISEYAGVSDYHFKKIFFYLSGFTLNEYIKNRKLSEANKDLLNGERVTDVAFKYGYQSVDGFTRAFKKWSGFLPSDVIKKGISKSFPKLSFIITVRGGINMEFRIEDKPAFNLVGVSKRVPMQFEGVNNEIVKLAQSITDEQKKEMHSLQNIAPYEIVNASYDADANFLKEEGDLTHLIGVLTTENQVSGLLDKVPVEACTWAIFPNEGPFPSTLQETMARTYSEWLPSSDYEVINAPSFSFTKMDEHKKDYAYSEVWIPVRKK, via the coding sequence ATGCTAAAGGAATTAAATCATGTAATTGACTATATTGAAGAGCATTTAACGGATGATCTGCCTCTTGAAATAATTTCCGAATATGCCGGGGTTTCTGACTATCACTTCAAAAAGATATTCTTTTATCTTTCTGGATTTACCCTTAATGAATACATCAAAAATAGGAAACTGTCGGAAGCAAATAAGGATTTATTAAATGGAGAAAGAGTAACGGATGTTGCTTTTAAATATGGCTATCAGTCAGTGGACGGCTTTACCCGGGCATTCAAAAAATGGAGTGGTTTTTTGCCTTCAGATGTAATAAAAAAAGGCATAAGTAAATCCTTCCCCAAACTTTCATTCATAATAACCGTAAGAGGAGGAATTAATATGGAATTTAGAATTGAAGACAAACCGGCTTTTAATTTAGTCGGTGTAAGTAAACGTGTCCCTATGCAATTTGAAGGCGTTAATAACGAGATTGTGAAGCTTGCACAAAGCATAACGGATGAACAGAAAAAAGAAATGCATTCTCTTCAAAATATAGCGCCTTATGAAATTGTCAATGCTTCTTATGATGCTGACGCTAATTTCTTAAAAGAAGAAGGAGATTTGACTCACCTGATAGGTGTTTTAACGACAGAAAATCAAGTAAGCGGCCTTTTAGATAAAGTGCCGGTGGAAGCCTGCACTTGGGCCATATTTCCAAATGAAGGACCATTTCCGTCAACGCTGCAGGAGACAATGGCAAGAACATATTCAGAGTGGCTTCCTTCTTCCGATTACGAAGTAATCAATGCTCCTTCTTTTTCTTTTACTAAAATGGATGAGCATAAAAAGGATTACGCTTATAGTGAAGTCTGGATTCCTGTTAGGAAGAAATAA
- a CDS encoding valine--tRNA ligase, whose translation MDETKNLAKTYNPKEFEERLYDKWMEKGYFTPEVDKDKEPYTIVIPPPNITGQLHMGHALDNTIQDVLIRWKRMQGYSTLWVPGEDHASIATEVKVEEELKKQGIIKKEIGRDEFLDKVWDWTHKYRARIREQLQKLGSSCDWSRERFTMDAGLNEAVKKVFIDLYEKGLIYRGSRIINWCPRCKTALSDAEVEYTEQQGHFWHIMYPVKGGAEYVVVATTRPETMLGDTAVAVHPEDERYKHLIGKMLILPIMNREIPVIADSYVDKDFGTGCVKITPAHDPNDFEVGQRHNLEQIRVMNDDGTMNEKAGKYDGLDRYEARKQIVEDLTSLGLLVKTEEHDHNVGECYRCSTTVEPILSKQWFVNMKPLAEPAIEAVKNGSIEFVPDRFSKVYFNWMENIQDWCISRQLWWGHRIPVWYCKDCGEIIVAKDIPQNCGKCQSTNLMQDEDVLDTWFSSALWPFSTLGWPENTEDLKYFYPTSVLVTGYDIIFFWVARMIFSGLESMKEIPFNHVFIHGIVRDSEGRKMSKSLGNGIDPLEIIDRYGADALRFMLMTGNTPGNDMRFYMERVEASRNFANKIWNASRFVMMNLDEDKYKFEDVKENLSIEDKWILSRFNKVTSEVTENLDRFELGIAAQKIYDFSWNEYCDWYIELIKTRLYGENNDSRKAAIYTVSFVLEGMLKLLHPFMPFITEEIFTHLKGDDSSIVISEWPKNDEVFKDEDAEEKLNLIIEAITSIRNVRAQMNVPPSKKARVMLVASNQKAQSAIEVGRVFFERLASAGAVDIMKDKKDIPDDAVSAITHGVEIYMPLEDLVDKQKEIDRLTKEKEKLEGEIARVESKLSNEKFISKAPLNLVDEERAKGVKYKEMLSKVIERLESLKK comes from the coding sequence ATGGATGAGACAAAAAATCTTGCGAAAACCTATAATCCCAAAGAATTTGAGGAAAGATTATACGATAAATGGATGGAAAAAGGGTATTTTACACCTGAGGTGGATAAAGATAAAGAGCCCTATACAATAGTTATACCTCCGCCAAACATCACAGGACAGCTTCATATGGGCCATGCGCTGGACAATACAATACAGGATGTCCTTATCAGGTGGAAGCGGATGCAGGGCTATTCAACCCTTTGGGTTCCCGGTGAAGACCATGCAAGTATTGCAACGGAGGTTAAGGTTGAAGAAGAGCTTAAAAAACAGGGAATTATAAAAAAGGAAATAGGAAGAGATGAATTCTTAGACAAGGTTTGGGACTGGACTCATAAATACAGGGCAAGGATAAGAGAGCAGCTTCAGAAATTAGGCTCCTCCTGTGATTGGTCAAGGGAACGCTTTACTATGGATGCAGGTCTTAATGAAGCTGTTAAAAAGGTCTTCATCGATTTATATGAAAAGGGACTTATATATCGCGGAAGCAGGATCATAAACTGGTGCCCGAGATGCAAAACGGCACTTTCAGATGCGGAAGTTGAATATACAGAACAGCAGGGACATTTCTGGCACATCATGTATCCCGTTAAAGGCGGCGCGGAATATGTTGTCGTTGCCACTACCAGGCCGGAAACCATGCTAGGAGATACAGCCGTTGCAGTACATCCGGAAGATGAAAGATACAAGCATTTAATAGGCAAAATGCTGATACTCCCCATAATGAACAGGGAAATTCCAGTCATAGCCGATTCCTATGTTGATAAGGACTTTGGAACAGGCTGCGTTAAAATTACACCTGCCCATGACCCTAATGACTTTGAAGTAGGTCAAAGACACAATTTAGAGCAGATAAGGGTAATGAATGACGACGGTACCATGAACGAAAAGGCAGGAAAATATGACGGCCTTGACAGATACGAAGCAAGAAAGCAGATAGTAGAGGATTTAACCTCATTAGGTCTTTTGGTTAAAACAGAAGAGCATGACCACAATGTAGGAGAATGCTACAGGTGCAGCACAACAGTTGAGCCCATACTTTCAAAGCAGTGGTTTGTAAATATGAAGCCCCTTGCAGAACCTGCCATTGAAGCAGTTAAAAATGGGAGCATAGAATTTGTACCCGACAGGTTCTCAAAGGTATACTTTAACTGGATGGAAAATATTCAGGATTGGTGTATATCAAGGCAGTTATGGTGGGGTCACAGAATCCCCGTTTGGTATTGCAAGGACTGCGGTGAAATAATAGTAGCTAAGGATATACCTCAAAATTGCGGCAAATGCCAATCCACCAACTTAATGCAGGATGAGGATGTCTTAGATACCTGGTTCAGCTCCGCCCTATGGCCTTTCTCAACATTAGGCTGGCCGGAAAACACTGAGGATTTGAAGTATTTTTATCCCACAAGCGTTTTGGTTACCGGCTATGACATCATATTCTTCTGGGTTGCCAGGATGATATTTTCAGGCCTTGAATCCATGAAGGAAATACCTTTTAATCATGTATTCATACACGGTATAGTAAGGGATTCAGAGGGAAGAAAAATGAGCAAGTCCTTAGGAAACGGCATTGATCCTCTTGAAATAATAGACCGTTACGGTGCCGATGCTTTGCGTTTCATGCTCATGACAGGCAATACTCCCGGAAACGATATGAGATTTTATATGGAAAGGGTGGAGGCCTCCCGTAATTTTGCAAACAAGATATGGAATGCATCAAGATTTGTTATGATGAACCTTGATGAAGACAAATATAAATTTGAAGACGTAAAGGAAAATTTATCAATTGAAGATAAGTGGATTTTAAGCAGATTCAACAAGGTAACTTCAGAGGTTACCGAAAATTTGGACCGCTTTGAATTGGGTATAGCAGCGCAAAAGATATACGATTTCTCCTGGAACGAATATTGCGACTGGTATATCGAGCTTATAAAAACCAGGCTTTACGGGGAAAATAATGATTCCAGGAAAGCAGCCATTTACACAGTTTCTTTTGTACTTGAAGGAATGCTCAAATTATTGCACCCATTTATGCCCTTTATAACAGAGGAGATATTTACCCATCTTAAAGGTGATGATTCTTCAATAGTGATATCAGAGTGGCCTAAAAATGACGAGGTCTTCAAGGATGAAGATGCCGAGGAAAAATTAAATCTTATAATAGAAGCCATTACAAGCATCAGAAACGTCAGGGCACAAATGAATGTACCGCCTTCTAAAAAAGCAAGGGTTATGCTTGTAGCTTCAAATCAAAAGGCGCAAAGCGCAATAGAAGTTGGCAGGGTATTTTTCGAAAGGCTGGCTTCTGCCGGTGCCGTTGATATAATGAAGGATAAAAAAGACATCCCTGATGATGCCGTAAGTGCCATAACTCATGGAGTGGAAATCTACATGCCTTTAGAGGATCTGGTTGATAAGCAAAAAGAAATCGACAGGCTTACAAAGGAAAAGGAAAAGCTTGAAGGTGAAATTGCAAGGGTAGAGAGCAAGCTTTCCAATGAGAAATTTATTTCAAAAGCACCTCTTAATCTAGTAGACGAAGAAAGAGCAAAGGGTGTAAAATATAAGGAAATGCTTAGTAAAGTCATAGAGAGACTTGAAAGCTTAAAAAAATAA
- a CDS encoding DUF4364 family protein — protein sequence MFGDTYELAESKLLLLYIFKTIKQTVSNSSITEIVLENGFMNYFHLQQYLSELASSELLNVYKDGKRVLYELSSKGKNTLEYFENRIADSKKESVDLYLSKHNEQLKNDIKFTAGYAKHDDDSYLVTLNMIDNTASDIFELKISIKSIEEAKKVCSNWNSSAKKNRKKILDILLSK from the coding sequence ATGTTTGGAGATACATACGAATTAGCAGAAAGCAAATTGCTGCTACTTTATATATTTAAAACCATAAAGCAGACGGTATCCAACTCTTCTATTACTGAAATTGTGCTGGAAAACGGATTTATGAACTACTTTCATCTACAGCAATATTTGAGCGAACTGGCGTCCTCTGAATTATTGAATGTATACAAGGATGGAAAAAGAGTTCTCTATGAGCTCTCTTCCAAAGGCAAAAATACCCTGGAATATTTTGAAAACCGCATTGCAGATTCAAAAAAAGAATCTGTGGATCTCTATCTTTCAAAGCATAATGAGCAGTTAAAAAACGATATAAAATTCACTGCCGGCTATGCCAAACATGATGATGATTCATATTTGGTGACCCTCAATATGATTGATAACACCGCCTCTGATATTTTCGAGCTTAAAATAAGCATAAAATCCATAGAAGAAGCAAAGAAAGTATGCTCTAACTGGAATTCCAGCGCCAAAAAAAACCGTAAAAAAATACTGGATATTTTGTTAAGCAAATAA
- a CDS encoding alpha/beta-type small acid-soluble spore protein, which translates to MALGQNSSGRTQLVPDVHHTLDNIKYEIASELSIPVYQGSEDYWGNITSRDCGKVGGIMVKRMIALAEKELLNGKSLEKI; encoded by the coding sequence ATGGCATTAGGTCAAAATTCTTCAGGAAGAACACAGCTGGTTCCCGATGTTCATCATACTCTTGATAACATTAAGTACGAAATTGCTTCTGAATTAAGCATTCCCGTATATCAAGGCTCCGAAGACTACTGGGGAAATATAACCTCCAGAGATTGCGGTAAAGTGGGCGGTATCATGGTAAAAAGGATGATAGCCCTGGCAGAAAAAGAATTACTTAATGGAAAGTCGCTGGAGAAAATCTAA
- a CDS encoding 4Fe-4S double cluster binding domain-containing protein, translating to MASNAEILKEKIIEWGASKVAFANAGDYLPAYFKNLKYAVSIAVRLSDAIIDEIKDAPTHTYFHHYKAVNALIDNITLRASLLIQDWGYLAAAIPASQTVKTSEDLYTGIFQHKTAANLSGLGWIGKSGLLITPEYGPRVRLGTILTDMELPGTEDIHNTDCKGCNICKIACPAMAITGKNWYKGVQRSEIIDAEACSKYMNTNFKHIGRGSVCGICMNVCPHGKNINKRKMERV from the coding sequence ATGGCTTCCAATGCTGAAATACTGAAGGAAAAAATCATTGAGTGGGGGGCTTCAAAAGTCGCCTTTGCCAATGCAGGAGATTATTTGCCGGCATATTTTAAGAATTTGAAATATGCGGTATCAATTGCGGTGAGACTTTCTGATGCAATTATTGATGAAATAAAGGATGCTCCGACTCATACATATTTTCATCATTATAAGGCGGTAAATGCACTTATTGATAATATAACCTTAAGGGCATCTCTTTTAATTCAGGACTGGGGGTATTTAGCCGCGGCCATTCCTGCATCCCAGACGGTAAAAACTTCAGAGGATTTGTATACGGGCATATTTCAGCATAAGACAGCCGCTAATTTAAGCGGCTTGGGTTGGATAGGGAAAAGCGGTTTATTGATAACTCCCGAATACGGGCCAAGAGTAAGGCTGGGCACAATACTAACCGACATGGAGCTTCCCGGAACAGAAGATATACATAATACTGACTGCAAGGGCTGCAATATATGTAAAATCGCCTGTCCTGCAATGGCTATTACGGGGAAGAACTGGTACAAGGGGGTACAGCGTTCTGAAATAATAGATGCAGAAGCTTGCAGCAAGTACATGAATACAAATTTCAAACACATAGGCAGGGGTTCGGTTTGCGGTATATGCATGAATGTGTGTCCCCATGGCAAAAACATCAATAAAAGAAAAATGGAAAGAGTCTGA
- a CDS encoding bifunctional folylpolyglutamate synthase/dihydrofolate synthase, translating into MNFNEAMDYIENTTKFGMNLGLQRINKLLEYMGNPEKELKCIHIAGTNGKGSITTMISDILAECGYRVGVYTSPYLQRFSERIRINEAEITNEDIARLTTEIAPIVDRIISEGLEHPTEFEIITAMMFKYFKEKNVDYAVLEVGLGGRLDSTNVINPVLAVITSIDFDHMSVLGNTLGEIAGEKAGIIKENGTVVIYPQQKEAHDVIKKTCIDKNARLIEVKEEGINLKSYSMDGQVFDTEFEDETLKDIHINLLGEYQLLNAKTAIASAKALQELGINISKECIYNGLRKSKWPGRLEVMKKSPIILLDGAHNLQGIKSLEKAVRKYFDYKRLIAVMGILSDKQVEDMCEVFMPLADVIVTVTPDSDRALPAEELSKIARKYCDTVITGESIEAAFKKVMAMAQPDDMVVFCGSLYMIGHVRTLVENFR; encoded by the coding sequence ATGAATTTTAATGAGGCCATGGACTATATAGAAAACACTACAAAATTCGGTATGAATCTGGGACTTCAGAGGATAAACAAATTACTGGAGTACATGGGCAATCCTGAAAAGGAATTAAAATGCATACATATTGCCGGCACAAACGGGAAGGGCTCGATTACCACTATGATTTCAGATATTTTAGCTGAGTGCGGTTACAGGGTAGGTGTGTATACTTCACCTTATCTTCAGCGATTTTCTGAAAGGATCAGAATAAATGAAGCTGAGATAACAAATGAGGATATTGCACGGCTTACCACTGAAATAGCACCTATAGTCGACAGGATAATAAGCGAAGGACTGGAGCACCCCACGGAATTTGAGATTATAACAGCCATGATGTTTAAATACTTTAAGGAAAAAAATGTTGATTATGCTGTTCTTGAAGTAGGATTAGGCGGCAGATTGGATTCAACCAATGTAATAAATCCTGTGCTGGCGGTTATAACATCCATTGATTTTGACCACATGTCGGTACTTGGGAATACCTTAGGTGAGATAGCAGGTGAAAAGGCAGGAATTATTAAAGAAAATGGAACTGTAGTTATATACCCTCAGCAAAAAGAAGCCCACGATGTAATTAAGAAGACCTGCATCGATAAAAATGCCCGCTTAATAGAAGTAAAGGAAGAGGGTATAAATTTAAAGAGTTATTCAATGGACGGACAGGTATTTGACACAGAATTTGAGGATGAAACATTAAAAGATATACATATAAACCTTCTTGGCGAATATCAGCTTTTAAATGCAAAGACTGCCATAGCTTCGGCAAAGGCGTTGCAGGAATTGGGAATAAATATTTCAAAGGAATGCATATACAATGGATTAAGGAAGTCAAAATGGCCGGGAAGGCTGGAGGTTATGAAAAAAAGCCCTATTATATTATTGGATGGAGCTCACAACCTTCAAGGCATAAAGAGCCTTGAAAAAGCAGTACGCAAATATTTTGACTATAAAAGGCTCATTGCCGTGATGGGTATATTAAGTGATAAACAGGTTGAAGATATGTGTGAGGTCTTTATGCCCTTGGCTGATGTAATAGTCACCGTTACGCCTGACAGCGACAGAGCTCTTCCTGCAGAGGAATTAAGCAAAATTGCCCGTAAATATTGCGACACCGTCATAACAGGAGAAAGCATTGAAGCTGCTTTTAAAAAAGTAATGGCAATGGCACAGCCCGACGATATGGTGGTATTTTGCGGGTCTCTTTATATGATAGGACACGTCCGCACACTGGTAGAAAATTTTAGGTAA